A window of Sulfurimonas gotlandica GD1 contains these coding sequences:
- a CDS encoding bacteriohemerythrin encodes MIEWNEGLSLGIKALDDDHKKLLDIINELSHAISNDEAKKFIESIFDELQNYATDHFHREEELLKKCGCKKLDEHIKQHLIFSKKIPDLKAKFLLSKEPYNAEEISFFLTDWLFNHIIEEDIPAITMFEKCGLTKEKKEKSNFLTKIITKTTNKFSFTRRILLSALTPLIGMLLFGTIILLNNYNKYEDMRKTSAITNIISNIDELVHTIQIERGLSSGFLTSAQDKFKDTLNVQRTIVDMATNEFLEKIKTTEIKNIYEIQPYINTFKTDISSINKLRKDIDGKVISQARTIDKYTSMIGNILSITPKVAFLNLDREVSSSIATLSSIQHLKESLGQERAFGTMIIEQKDATLKEYITFTRLIGTQKAFLSTFAHTASGSQKHTNKMLRDSNIAKQVRLYEDSIEIHDFKNLDTEIWFKSMTTYINKIKLFEDELLSDINILIEKRINDTIRNLLLWLSFTTAILVITLSILYTFKKSTKFQIYQLTNAMKDLATGGRSLRLSPIHVKRDELAYMYDAYETTRQKLLKGDIYTQLYLNKKEMEIQSHQRENVKLEVMAFIDPLTGAVNRRKFEELSMQELERSNRYNSDLSFLMLDIDHFKSINDTYGHAAGDEILKHFASICLDMARSLDIVARVGGEEFVVMLPETTIDGAYIFAERFRKEIYTSEVTVDEQIIKYSVSIGIAILDNDKDVKDILQRADKALYKAKESGRNCTIVYK; translated from the coding sequence ATGATAGAATGGAATGAAGGTCTAAGCCTTGGGATAAAAGCCCTTGACGATGACCATAAAAAACTTTTAGATATTATTAACGAACTCTCACATGCAATAAGTAATGATGAAGCTAAAAAATTTATAGAAAGCATCTTTGATGAGTTACAAAACTATGCAACAGATCATTTTCATAGAGAAGAAGAGCTACTTAAAAAATGTGGGTGTAAAAAACTAGATGAACATATAAAACAACATCTCATATTTAGCAAAAAGATTCCTGATCTAAAAGCAAAATTTCTTCTCTCTAAAGAGCCTTATAATGCAGAAGAAATAAGTTTTTTCTTGACAGACTGGTTATTTAACCATATTATTGAAGAAGATATTCCTGCTATAACTATGTTTGAGAAATGTGGTCTAACTAAGGAAAAAAAGGAAAAAAGCAATTTTCTAACAAAAATCATCACAAAAACTACTAATAAATTCAGCTTCACAAGAAGAATACTTTTATCAGCATTAACTCCATTAATAGGAATGCTGCTTTTTGGAACAATTATTTTACTTAACAATTATAATAAATATGAAGATATGAGAAAAACTTCTGCTATTACTAATATCATCTCAAATATAGATGAGTTAGTTCATACAATTCAAATAGAAAGAGGTTTAAGTAGTGGTTTTCTAACATCAGCACAAGATAAGTTCAAAGACACTTTAAATGTTCAAAGAACTATTGTTGATATGGCAACAAATGAGTTTCTTGAAAAGATAAAAACTACTGAGATAAAAAACATCTATGAGATTCAACCATATATAAATACTTTTAAAACTGATATCTCATCTATTAATAAACTTCGAAAAGATATTGATGGTAAAGTAATTTCTCAAGCTAGGACTATAGACAAATATACAAGTATGATTGGAAATATTCTAAGCATTACTCCAAAAGTGGCATTCTTAAATCTTGATAGAGAAGTTTCTTCTTCAATTGCCACATTATCATCTATTCAGCACTTAAAAGAGTCTCTTGGGCAAGAGAGGGCTTTTGGAACAATGATAATTGAACAAAAGGACGCAACGTTAAAAGAGTATATAACTTTCACAAGACTCATCGGTACGCAAAAAGCTTTTTTAAGCACCTTTGCACATACAGCTAGTGGATCGCAAAAACATACAAATAAGATGTTAAGAGATTCAAATATTGCCAAACAGGTAAGATTATATGAAGATAGCATTGAGATTCATGACTTTAAAAATTTAGACACAGAGATTTGGTTTAAGTCAATGACTACATATATAAACAAAATCAAACTCTTTGAAGATGAACTTCTTTCAGATATAAACATTTTAATAGAAAAAAGAATTAATGATACTATCAGGAATCTTCTTCTATGGCTTTCATTCACAACAGCTATTTTGGTTATTACCCTTTCAATTTTATATACATTCAAAAAAAGTACAAAATTTCAAATTTATCAACTAACAAATGCTATGAAAGATTTAGCAACTGGAGGAAGATCTCTTAGACTCTCTCCTATACATGTAAAAAGAGATGAACTGGCATATATGTACGATGCGTATGAAACAACAAGACAGAAACTTCTCAAAGGTGATATATATACACAACTCTATTTAAATAAAAAAGAAATGGAGATTCAAAGCCATCAAAGAGAGAATGTAAAACTTGAAGTGATGGCATTTATTGATCCTTTAACCGGAGCAGTAAATCGTCGTAAATTTGAAGAATTATCAATGCAAGAGTTAGAGCGCTCAAATCGTTACAATAGTGATTTAAGCTTTTTAATGCTTGATATTGACCACTTTAAAAGCATAAATGACACCTACGGCCATGCTGCAGGAGATGAAATACTTAAGCATTTTGCGTCTATATGTTTAGATATGGCTAGGAGCCTGGATATTGTTGCAAGAGTTGGCGGTGAAGAGTTTGTAGTCATGCTACCAGAGACTACTATAGATGGTGCTTACATATTTGCTGAGAGATTTCGTAAAGAAATTTACACTTCAGAAGTAACCGTAGATGAGCAAATAATAAAATACAGTGTAAGTATCGGTATAGCTATTTTAGACAATGATAAAGATGTGAAAGATATTCTACAAAGGGCTGACAAAGCTCTATACAAAGCTAAAGAATCAGGAAGAAACTGCACAATTGTCTACAAATAA
- a CDS encoding beta-ketoacyl-ACP synthase III, whose protein sequence is MAYAAFRSIGAYAPADILTNEDLSKMVDTTDEWITKRTGIKERRIAAKNETTSDMGVEAAKKAIQRSGINKEDIDMVVCATISPDYFCMPSTATIISNKLGLRNVTAFDISAACTGFVYILSIAKAFIESGMKKNVLIIGAEKLSAITDYSDRGTCILFGDGAGAAIISATDNKDEAIIDVHTGADGEYADLLMTPNGGSGSIHDSLDQEASSCFMQMKGNETFKVAVRTLTKDVVEILKENNIESDAIKHFVPHQANYRIIKAVGDALKLKDEQVVLTVAKYGNTSGASIPMAINDIYEQGRLKSGELMLLDAFGGGLTWGSALVPFSPLEK, encoded by the coding sequence ATGGCTTATGCTGCATTTCGTTCAATTGGTGCTTATGCTCCAGCTGATATCTTGACTAATGAAGACCTTTCTAAAATGGTTGATACTACTGATGAGTGGATTACTAAAAGAACAGGTATTAAAGAGCGTCGTATAGCAGCAAAAAATGAAACTACTAGTGATATGGGCGTTGAAGCTGCAAAAAAAGCAATCCAAAGAAGTGGTATAAATAAAGAAGATATTGATATGGTAGTATGTGCTACTATTTCTCCAGATTATTTCTGTATGCCATCAACTGCTACAATTATTTCAAATAAGCTTGGACTTAGAAATGTTACTGCATTTGATATTTCTGCAGCATGTACAGGTTTTGTTTACATTCTATCTATCGCCAAAGCATTTATTGAATCAGGAATGAAAAAAAATGTTCTTATTATTGGTGCTGAAAAATTATCTGCAATAACTGACTACAGCGATAGAGGGACTTGTATCCTTTTTGGCGATGGTGCAGGTGCAGCAATAATTAGTGCAACTGATAATAAAGATGAAGCTATCATAGATGTGCATACTGGTGCAGATGGTGAATATGCAGACCTGCTAATGACTCCAAATGGTGGAAGTGGTTCAATTCATGATTCACTAGACCAAGAGGCTTCAAGCTGCTTTATGCAGATGAAAGGGAATGAAACTTTTAAAGTTGCTGTTCGTACACTTACTAAAGATGTAGTTGAGATTTTAAAAGAAAATAATATTGAGAGTGATGCAATAAAACATTTTGTACCACATCAAGCAAACTACCGTATTATTAAAGCGGTTGGTGATGCCCTCAAATTAAAAGATGAGCAGGTTGTTTTAACTGTTGCTAAATATGGTAACACTTCTGGAGCCTCTATTCCTATGGCTATAAATGATATCTACGAGCAAGGCAGACTTAAAAGTGGTGAATTAATGCTTTTAGACGCTTTTGGCGGTGGACTAACTTGGGGTAGCGCACTAGTACCTTTTTCCCCTTTAGAAAAATAG
- the ndk gene encoding nucleoside-diphosphate kinase — translation MERTLSIIKPDAVAKGVIGKILDRFESNGLKIAATRKIQLSRGDAEAFYAVHSERPFFNDLVDFMISGPVVVTVLEGENAMQINRDLMGATNPKEAEAGTIRADFAENIDANAVHGSDSVENAAIEIAFFFSEREIS, via the coding sequence ATGGAACGTACACTATCAATAATAAAACCAGATGCCGTAGCTAAGGGCGTAATTGGCAAAATTTTAGATCGTTTTGAGAGCAATGGCCTAAAAATTGCAGCAACTAGAAAGATCCAACTTTCTCGTGGAGATGCTGAAGCATTTTATGCTGTTCACTCAGAGAGACCTTTTTTCAATGACCTAGTTGATTTCATGATCAGCGGACCAGTTGTTGTTACGGTTTTAGAAGGTGAAAATGCTATGCAAATTAACCGTGATTTAATGGGCGCTACTAACCCTAAAGAAGCTGAAGCTGGTACAATTCGTGCAGACTTCGCTGAAAATATTGATGCTAATGCAGTTCATGGAAGTGATTCTGTTGAAAATGCTGCTATCGAAATTGCATTCTTTTTCTCAGAAAGAGAAATTTCATAA
- a CDS encoding DEAD/DEAH box helicase — protein sequence MQENAQTEENTPVEENLLTFDDLGLSQDILRSVKQAGFVTPSPIQAAAIPLILQGRDIVGQAHTGTGKTAAFGLPALNNIDVRNGVEILVITPTRELATQVSDELFKYGRNINAKTVTVYGGSSYNRQIDLIDRGASVVVATPGRLLDILKKGLVKNFTPSIVVLDEADEMLDMGFLDDINEIFSYLPTKRQTLLFSATMPKPIKLLAERILDNPEFISITKGETTNSDIEQLYYVIEESERDDAIIRLMDSEDTKKSVVFCRTKSEVDRLSNVLSNAGYLANGLHGDMEQRQRETVIKGFKSNSVKVLVATDVAARGIHVDNISHVFNYHIPFDPESYVHRIGRTGRAGTKGKAITLLTPLEFKELQRIKQKVGTSMGHAYVPSKNDLRESTVEALVKKVEDHKIYDEAHKVLDRLREDIDEEQMAYKLISMLLDQQDIKGPNNIGIPADRIEAILARAAQRGSSSNGRGGSRGRSGGGGGYRGNKPRSGGGGDRNRDGGGSRDGARDGGGYRGNRDKSRSSGSSTRHRD from the coding sequence ATGCAAGAAAATGCACAAACAGAAGAAAACACACCAGTTGAAGAAAATCTACTCACATTTGATGATTTAGGTTTAAGCCAAGATATACTTAGAAGCGTTAAACAAGCAGGTTTCGTTACTCCAAGCCCTATTCAAGCAGCAGCTATACCTCTTATACTTCAAGGTAGAGACATTGTAGGTCAGGCACATACAGGAACAGGTAAAACTGCAGCTTTTGGTCTTCCAGCACTAAACAACATCGATGTAAGAAATGGTGTAGAGATTTTAGTTATCACTCCAACTCGCGAGCTAGCTACTCAAGTAAGTGATGAGCTTTTCAAATATGGAAGAAACATTAACGCTAAAACTGTTACAGTTTATGGTGGTAGCTCATACAATAGACAGATTGACCTTATTGATCGTGGGGCAAGTGTCGTTGTTGCTACACCAGGTCGTCTTTTAGACATACTTAAAAAAGGTTTAGTTAAAAATTTCACACCAAGTATAGTTGTACTTGACGAAGCTGATGAGATGCTAGATATGGGATTTTTGGATGATATCAATGAAATTTTTTCATACCTTCCAACAAAACGTCAAACACTTCTTTTCTCAGCAACAATGCCTAAGCCAATTAAACTCTTAGCTGAACGTATCTTAGATAATCCGGAATTTATCTCTATTACAAAAGGTGAAACTACAAATTCAGATATTGAACAACTTTACTATGTTATAGAAGAGTCTGAAAGAGATGATGCAATCATCCGTCTTATGGACTCTGAAGATACAAAAAAATCAGTTGTATTTTGTAGAACAAAAAGTGAAGTAGATAGATTATCAAATGTTTTATCTAACGCTGGTTACTTAGCTAACGGTCTTCATGGAGATATGGAGCAACGTCAACGTGAAACAGTAATTAAAGGTTTTAAAAGTAACTCTGTAAAAGTTCTTGTTGCGACTGACGTTGCTGCACGTGGTATACATGTTGATAATATATCTCATGTTTTCAACTACCATATTCCTTTTGATCCTGAGTCTTATGTTCACCGTATCGGTAGAACAGGTCGTGCTGGTACTAAAGGTAAAGCAATCACACTTTTAACTCCACTAGAGTTTAAAGAACTTCAACGTATTAAGCAAAAAGTTGGAACTTCAATGGGTCATGCTTACGTTCCAAGTAAAAATGACTTAAGAGAATCAACTGTTGAAGCATTAGTTAAAAAAGTTGAAGATCATAAAATCTATGATGAAGCTCATAAGGTTTTAGATAGATTACGTGAAGATATTGATGAAGAGCAAATGGCATATAAACTTATATCAATGCTACTAGACCAACAAGATATAAAAGGGCCAAATAATATTGGTATCCCTGCTGATAGAATTGAAGCTATTTTAGCTCGTGCTGCTCAAAGAGGTAGTAGTTCTAATGGTAGAGGTGGTTCTCGTGGAAGAAGTGGCGGCGGCGGTGGCTACCGTGGTAACAAACCTCGTTCAGGTGGTGGTGGAGACCGTAATCGTGATGGCGGTGGAAGTCGTGATGGTGCTCGTGATGGCGGTGGCTACCGTGGTAATCGTGATAAAAGCCGTTCATCTGGAAGCTCTACTAGACATAGAGACTAA
- a CDS encoding HIT domain-containing protein → MHMLIYEDNEIYIEKHDSEIPWLKIFTKEPYRELGDVPKGLRTRLWDIYDILEYEMKHYYNPTKINMASFANMLPRVHIHVMARFKEDSHFPNPMWGEKLRDGNLELPPAKEFYKRVFNALQ, encoded by the coding sequence ATGCATATGCTTATTTATGAAGATAATGAAATATATATAGAAAAACATGATAGTGAAATTCCTTGGTTAAAAATATTTACAAAGGAACCCTATAGAGAGTTGGGTGATGTACCAAAAGGTTTAAGAACTAGACTTTGGGATATATATGATATTTTAGAGTATGAGATGAAACACTATTACAATCCTACAAAAATAAACATGGCTTCATTCGCAAATATGCTTCCAAGAGTTCATATACATGTTATGGCTAGATTTAAAGAAGATTCTCACTTTCCAAACCCAATGTGGGGAGAAAAATTAAGAGATGGTAATTTGGAGTTACCGCCAGCAAAAGAGTTTTACAAAAGAGTATTTAACGCTCTTCAGTAA
- a CDS encoding outer membrane beta-barrel protein, which produces MNKINLLLLLLLLGVSLSADVKDKWKINIGTMFVTDFETDMQLSPKNIPLALRINTKDQLDMKTDTNVFRLDGYYRFTDSHSIDFTYFSVKSNGYKSINEDIIWDNKTISAGARIDSFFNMDIYKLNYGYSFYHNEKVELLVSAGLHITTLDIGIAAQGTIDGVSSQAYSSSGGATLPLPVFGFKGEYTIIDKKLFVNYKADYLFIEFDDYKGSLVTSALGFEYRFMENVGVGIGYNINKIIIEADDGAKKFEVENTLSGAMLYFTYIY; this is translated from the coding sequence ATGAATAAAATCAATTTGTTATTACTTCTACTTCTTTTAGGGGTAAGTTTATCAGCAGATGTAAAAGATAAGTGGAAAATAAATATTGGAACTATGTTCGTTACAGATTTTGAAACAGATATGCAATTAAGTCCAAAAAATATTCCATTAGCTCTTAGAATTAATACTAAAGATCAGTTAGATATGAAAACCGATACTAATGTCTTTCGTTTAGATGGTTACTATCGTTTTACAGATTCTCACAGTATAGATTTTACATATTTTAGTGTAAAAAGTAATGGCTACAAGTCAATAAATGAAGATATTATTTGGGATAACAAAACCATTTCCGCAGGTGCAAGAATAGATAGTTTTTTTAATATGGATATCTATAAATTAAACTATGGGTATTCTTTTTATCATAATGAAAAAGTAGAGCTTCTTGTAAGTGCTGGTTTACATATAACTACTTTAGATATAGGAATCGCTGCACAAGGTACGATTGATGGCGTGTCTAGTCAAGCATATAGTTCATCTGGAGGAGCAACTCTACCATTACCAGTTTTTGGTTTTAAGGGTGAATATACAATTATAGATAAGAAACTTTTTGTAAATTATAAAGCTGATTATTTATTTATAGAGTTTGATGATTATAAAGGTTCTCTAGTTACGAGTGCTTTAGGTTTTGAATATCGGTTTATGGAAAATGTTGGTGTCGGTATTGGTTACAACATAAATAAAATTATTATTGAAGCTGATGATGGAGCAAAAAAGTTTGAGGTAGAGAACACTTTATCCGGTGCTATGCTGTATTTTACGTATATTTATTAA
- a CDS encoding bacteriohemerythrin gives MINWNDGLNIGVKKLDDDHKKILNIINTLSVAIRDDEAESVIDSIFDDLEKYTKIHFDREEIFLKKCNYPKIKERIEHHSALIKKFPELKTKLTNSLNTENAQEVSYFLTDWLFNHIIEEDIPATDTFEKCALSKRHVLKQSILKRIINKTTKAFSFTKRIFLLSVIPLTGMLIFAFILLFNDYSRYEDIKKTSSFTHIISNINELAHSLQIERGLSSGYISSSQSKFKDTLNKQRIIVDKSIKSFNNKLMSVHGDKLLVISPFIETFIKDIDSLNNFRKKIDANTVSQSSIINFYTEIIRNILGITSKMAIYNLDKEISSSISSLSSLLQYKESLGLKRAYGTMLIENNEILNKEKYIKFIQLSGSQSTLLNNFNHTATALQKDKLNSIINSNISNKIYNIENSIKNHNFQDVNSVIWFESMTELINGMKIFEDKLTNEINMLIRNELEDATDKLFKWILYSSIIFVLTVIIIYVFEQSSKNEIYQLIDAMKHLARGGRTLKLKSTSTNDEMAKMYSAYETTRQKLLQGDMYTQLYLSKKELEIQRHQKQNLKLEKIAFIDILTGVLNRRKFGEISNKEIERSTRYGRNLSFLMLDIDNFKSLNDTYGHALGDKVLQHFSSTCLNMARSIDVIARIGGEEFAIMLPEVDAEGAYLFAERFREKIYSSQVHIEDKIIKYSVSIGIATLDGDKDKEVKDILQKADKALYRAKESGKNCSIIYT, from the coding sequence ATGATAAATTGGAATGATGGGTTAAACATTGGCGTCAAAAAGTTAGATGACGACCATAAAAAAATATTAAATATAATAAACACCCTCTCAGTAGCAATAAGAGATGATGAAGCAGAATCTGTCATAGACAGCATCTTTGATGATTTAGAAAAGTATACGAAAATACACTTTGACAGAGAAGAGATTTTTTTAAAAAAATGTAATTATCCAAAAATCAAAGAACGGATAGAGCATCATAGCGCTTTAATCAAGAAATTTCCGGAGCTAAAAACTAAGCTCACAAATTCACTAAACACTGAAAATGCACAAGAGGTCAGTTATTTTTTAACAGATTGGCTATTTAATCATATTATCGAAGAAGACATTCCTGCAACAGATACTTTTGAAAAATGTGCTCTATCAAAGAGGCATGTACTCAAGCAATCAATACTAAAGCGAATAATCAATAAAACAACTAAGGCATTTAGTTTTACAAAACGAATATTTTTATTGTCTGTTATTCCACTTACAGGAATGCTGATTTTTGCCTTTATTCTTCTTTTTAATGACTATAGCAGATATGAAGATATTAAAAAAACATCAAGTTTTACTCATATTATCTCAAATATAAATGAATTAGCCCATTCACTACAAATTGAAAGAGGTTTAAGCTCCGGATACATATCTTCATCTCAAAGTAAATTTAAAGACACTCTCAACAAACAAAGAATAATTGTTGATAAATCAATAAAGTCATTTAATAATAAGCTTATGAGCGTACATGGTGATAAACTTTTAGTTATTAGTCCTTTTATAGAAACATTTATAAAAGATATAGATAGTCTCAATAATTTTCGAAAAAAAATTGATGCCAATACTGTGTCTCAGAGCAGCATAATAAATTTCTACACAGAAATAATCAGAAATATTTTAGGCATAACCTCTAAAATGGCAATTTATAATCTTGATAAAGAAATTTCTTCATCCATATCTTCTCTCTCGTCACTCTTACAGTATAAAGAATCCTTAGGTCTAAAAAGAGCATATGGAACGATGCTTATAGAAAATAATGAGATATTAAATAAAGAAAAATATATCAAGTTTATTCAACTATCAGGTTCGCAAAGCACTCTTTTAAACAATTTCAATCATACCGCTACAGCACTTCAAAAAGATAAACTAAATTCAATAATAAACTCAAATATCTCCAATAAAATTTATAATATTGAAAATAGTATAAAAAATCATAATTTTCAAGATGTAAATTCTGTAATTTGGTTTGAATCTATGACAGAACTTATAAATGGTATGAAAATATTTGAAGATAAACTTACAAATGAAATTAACATGCTTATTAGAAATGAACTAGAAGATGCTACAGATAAGCTGTTTAAGTGGATTTTATACTCTAGTATTATTTTCGTTTTAACTGTTATTATAATATACGTGTTTGAACAGAGTTCAAAAAATGAAATCTATCAATTGATAGATGCTATGAAGCATTTGGCACGCGGAGGAAGAACACTTAAACTCAAATCTACAAGTACAAATGATGAAATGGCTAAAATGTACAGCGCTTATGAAACAACAAGGCAAAAACTTTTACAAGGTGATATGTATACCCAACTCTACTTAAGTAAAAAAGAATTAGAAATTCAAAGACATCAAAAACAAAATCTAAAACTGGAAAAAATAGCATTCATTGATATTTTAACAGGAGTTCTAAATCGTCGCAAGTTTGGTGAAATATCAAACAAAGAGATAGAGCGCTCTACTAGATATGGAAGGAATTTGAGCTTTTTAATGCTCGATATCGACAATTTTAAGTCACTTAACGATACCTATGGCCATGCACTTGGAGATAAGGTTCTTCAGCATTTTTCTTCAACATGTTTAAATATGGCCAGAAGTATAGATGTTATTGCTCGTATTGGCGGAGAAGAGTTTGCTATTATGCTTCCGGAAGTAGATGCTGAAGGTGCTTACTTATTTGCAGAGAGATTTCGTGAAAAAATTTATTCTTCCCAAGTGCATATAGAAGATAAAATTATCAAGTATAGTGTTAGCATCGGTATTGCTACTTTAGATGGAGATAAAGATAAAGAAGTAAAAGACATTTTACAAAAAGCCGACAAGGCTCTATACAGAGCTAAAGAGTCTGGAAAAAACTGTAGTATCATCTATACCTAG
- the rpmF gene encoding 50S ribosomal protein L32 — protein sequence MAVPKRRVSHSRSAKRRTHYKITLAKPVKDKDGTYKLPHHINPTTGEYK from the coding sequence ATGGCAGTACCTAAAAGAAGAGTATCTCATTCACGTTCAGCGAAAAGAAGAACTCACTATAAAATAACTTTGGCTAAACCAGTTAAAGATAAAGACGGAACATACAAACTACCACACCACATCAACCCAACTACTGGTGAGTATAAGTAA
- a CDS encoding DNA recombination protein RmuC — translation MDLYLILLISGGVIILILLYLYLVTLQEKNNLRLSYAVLSSSYEHEIRSSKEKLEIMQNAKEELSKEFKLLANQIFEDKSKKFNHTHKEQFEMLLRPFREQITNFSTQSREQFSYEAKERHLLKDELVRLKEMNAQLSQEALNLTNALKGENKTQGNWGEIVLERILEESGLREGMEYKTQATLKSGDGKIYRPDVIIHMPQDRDIIIDSKVSLVAYERFMSQENPDAKALALKEHISSIAGHIKDLSSKEYERLEGVNTLDFVLLFMPIEGAFLLALEADGEFFKRAYDSNILVVSPSTLLVTLRTIEHIWRTQRQEEHAKKIANEAEAMYDKLVLFVKKYIKSVLICKKLKMLMTLL, via the coding sequence ATGGATCTGTATTTAATACTTTTAATATCTGGTGGTGTAATTATTTTAATCTTGCTCTATCTCTACTTAGTAACTCTTCAAGAGAAAAATAATTTACGCCTCAGCTATGCAGTATTGAGCAGCAGTTATGAACATGAGATAAGATCCTCTAAAGAAAAATTAGAAATTATGCAAAATGCAAAAGAGGAGCTCTCTAAAGAGTTTAAACTACTTGCAAATCAGATATTTGAAGATAAATCAAAAAAGTTTAACCATACCCATAAAGAGCAGTTTGAGATGCTTCTTCGTCCATTTCGTGAACAGATTACAAATTTTTCAACTCAGTCACGTGAACAGTTTAGTTATGAGGCTAAAGAGAGACATCTTTTAAAGGATGAACTTGTTCGTCTAAAAGAGATGAATGCTCAGCTATCTCAAGAAGCACTAAACTTAACAAATGCTCTAAAAGGTGAGAATAAAACACAGGGTAACTGGGGTGAAATAGTCCTAGAAAGAATACTTGAGGAGTCAGGTCTTCGTGAAGGGATGGAGTACAAGACACAAGCTACTTTAAAATCAGGAGATGGAAAAATATATCGTCCTGATGTAATTATTCACATGCCGCAGGATAGAGATATTATAATAGATTCGAAGGTTTCTCTTGTTGCCTATGAAAGATTTATGAGCCAAGAAAATCCAGATGCTAAAGCATTAGCACTTAAGGAGCATATCAGTTCAATTGCTGGACATATAAAAGATTTAAGTTCCAAAGAATATGAGAGATTAGAAGGTGTTAACACTCTTGATTTTGTACTTTTGTTTATGCCGATAGAGGGAGCTTTTTTGCTAGCTCTTGAAGCAGATGGAGAGTTTTTTAAACGAGCATACGATAGTAATATACTAGTAGTGTCTCCATCAACTCTTTTAGTTACTTTAAGAACTATAGAACATATCTGGCGTACACAAAGACAAGAGGAGCATGCAAAGAAAATTGCAAATGAGGCAGAAGCTATGTATGATAAACTTGTTTTGTTTGTGAAGAAATATATAAAATCGGTACTCATTTGCAAAAAGCTCAAGATGCTTATGACACTTCTATAA
- the plsX gene encoding phosphate acyltransferase PlsX has product MVKIAIDAMGGDFGPEPIVKGCIQALKKKLFMPILVGNKDEILALLPKRYRAKILIVEADDVISMSDAATDAVKRKESTIYKAIELVKNGEAHGVVSAGHSGATMTLATLRLGRLKGVSRPALATLMPTRSGRRSILLDAGANVDSKAVHIAEFAVMGGCYAEDLLKIQNPSIGILANGEEASKGNEITKEAFKILSGYPGFKGNVEGSDIFNGSCDVITCDGFVGNLVLKASEGVASTISLLIKDYIRKSPIAITGALLMRKVFKLLKKQIDYAEIGGAPLIGIKGCVIVSHGKSNSKAIENAIYQAINYVDTGVNEHIVTRLEELKSKEV; this is encoded by the coding sequence ATGGTAAAAATTGCTATTGATGCAATGGGAGGGGACTTCGGTCCCGAACCAATTGTAAAAGGCTGTATTCAAGCACTTAAGAAAAAACTTTTTATGCCTATACTTGTAGGTAATAAAGATGAAATTTTAGCTCTGTTACCGAAACGTTATAGAGCTAAAATTTTAATAGTTGAAGCGGATGATGTTATTTCTATGAGCGATGCTGCTACTGATGCAGTAAAGCGAAAAGAGAGCACTATCTATAAAGCTATTGAGTTAGTAAAAAATGGTGAAGCTCATGGTGTAGTTTCTGCTGGACACAGTGGTGCGACTATGACATTAGCAACACTTAGACTTGGTCGTCTAAAAGGTGTTTCACGTCCAGCACTTGCTACTCTTATGCCAACAAGATCAGGTCGTCGTTCAATCCTATTGGACGCTGGTGCAAATGTTGATTCAAAAGCTGTGCATATTGCAGAGTTTGCAGTTATGGGCGGATGTTACGCAGAAGATTTGTTAAAAATACAAAATCCTAGCATCGGTATTCTTGCAAATGGTGAAGAAGCTTCTAAAGGTAATGAAATTACAAAAGAAGCATTTAAAATCCTTAGCGGATATCCAGGATTCAAAGGGAATGTTGAAGGTAGTGATATCTTTAATGGTTCTTGCGATGTTATAACATGTGATGGATTTGTAGGAAACCTTGTGCTTAAAGCTAGTGAAGGTGTAGCATCTACAATAAGCCTGCTAATAAAAGATTATATAAGAAAATCTCCAATTGCAATTACTGGTGCACTTTTGATGAGAAAAGTATTTAAACTTCTTAAAAAGCAAATTGATTATGCTGAAATAGGCGGTGCTCCGCTTATCGGAATCAAGGGTTGTGTAATTGTTAGTCATGGAAAAAGTAATTCTAAAGCAATTGAGAATGCAATATACCAAGCTATCAATTATGTGGACACTGGAGTTAATGAGCATATCGTTACAAGACTTGAAGAGTTGAAAAGTAAGGAAGTTTAA